The following are from one region of the Fusobacterium perfoetens genome:
- a CDS encoding putative RNA methyltransferase, translating into MKICPKCKEKLEKIEKNYVCKNGHTYDIAKSGYVNLLLDNQKHSKNPGDDKDMVISRKRFLEKDYYKGISDKVNEVIFNKYQGGKINILDIGCGEGYYTHNIKSFLDEKNIENEIIGIDISKEAIISASKKDKNIDWVVASASNLPIEDNSLDFIICMFAKIIPEEKMRTLKKGGYLIIVSTGENHLEEMKKVVYKEVRKDFYSPIEDLKIFDYVETINCTYKTTINENESIRSMFNMTPYRWRSPREGIEKLFALDKLPITVDVNLDVFKKP; encoded by the coding sequence ATGAAGATTTGTCCAAAATGTAAGGAAAAATTAGAAAAAATTGAAAAAAATTATGTGTGTAAAAATGGACATACTTATGATATAGCAAAATCAGGATATGTAAATCTTTTATTAGATAATCAAAAACACAGCAAAAATCCCGGTGATGATAAAGATATGGTTATCAGTAGGAAAAGATTTTTGGAAAAAGATTATTACAAAGGAATATCTGATAAAGTTAATGAGGTAATTTTTAATAAATATCAAGGTGGAAAAATTAATATTTTAGATATTGGTTGTGGTGAAGGATACTATACTCACAATATTAAAAGTTTTTTAGATGAAAAAAATATAGAGAATGAAATTATAGGGATAGATATATCAAAAGAAGCTATAATAAGTGCTTCTAAAAAAGATAAAAATATAGATTGGGTTGTGGCTAGTGCCTCTAACTTACCAATTGAAGATAATTCTCTTGATTTTATAATTTGTATGTTTGCTAAAATTATTCCAGAGGAAAAAATGAGGACCTTAAAAAAAGGTGGATATCTGATTATTGTTTCTACTGGGGAAAATCATCTTGAGGAGATGAAGAAAGTAGTATATAAAGAAGTAAGAAAAGATTTTTATTCTCCAATTGAGGATTTAAAAATATTTGATTATGTAGAAACAATAAATTGTACTTATAAAACTACTATAAATGAAAATGAAAGTATAAGGAGTATGTTTAATATGACTCCGTATAGGTGGAGAAGTCCAAGAGAGGGAATAGAAAAATTATTTGCTTTGGATAAACTTCCAATAACTGTAGATGTAAATTTAGATGTATTTAAAAAACCTTAG
- the murD gene encoding UDP-N-acetylmuramoyl-L-alanine--D-glutamate ligase: MKKAIVFGNGVSGKGAKKLLESEGVQVVLVDDKTGVSSADALEMLDEIDLFIKSPGIPFDNSLVKKACEKNIDVIDEIELGYRYIKEKNLPTKIVAITGSNGKTTTTSKTTELLQKAGYKAMHAGNIGNSLAELILENKDLEFAVLELSSFQLEGIKDFRPNISLIVNLSPDHLDRYAVVDEYYDAKFNICKNQKDEDIFIYNLNDDETLKRLEKNVHCKTIGVTVDKRKDEAICFDKDGWVIYNGEKVLETSKLSLKGKHNLENALFIITVGKNLGVSNEVIQNCLYNTKSLEHRMELFYKWGENIFINDSKGTNLDSTTFAIEAYKNSILICGGKDKGLPLEGIVETIKKNVKAVYLIGKMANRMEESLLKGGYPQEKIHNLETLENVLKDLRNKLTTDDKEVILLSPSTSSYDQFKSFEHRGEVFKALTMEIFDGGERL; the protein is encoded by the coding sequence ATGAAAAAAGCCATAGTTTTTGGTAATGGTGTCAGTGGAAAAGGAGCAAAAAAACTTTTAGAATCTGAGGGAGTTCAAGTAGTTTTAGTTGATGATAAAACTGGAGTTTCTTCTGCTGATGCTTTAGAAATGTTAGATGAAATAGATCTATTTATCAAAAGTCCAGGAATCCCTTTTGATAATTCTTTAGTAAAAAAAGCTTGTGAAAAAAATATAGATGTTATTGATGAGATAGAATTAGGATATAGATACATAAAAGAAAAAAATCTTCCTACAAAAATAGTTGCAATAACTGGAAGTAATGGAAAAACAACTACAACATCAAAAACTACTGAGCTTTTACAAAAAGCTGGTTACAAAGCTATGCACGCTGGTAATATTGGAAACTCTTTGGCTGAATTAATACTTGAAAATAAAGATTTAGAGTTTGCTGTTTTAGAGTTAAGCTCTTTCCAATTAGAAGGGATAAAAGATTTCAGACCTAATATCTCTCTTATTGTAAATCTTTCTCCAGATCATCTTGATAGATATGCTGTGGTTGATGAATACTACGACGCTAAATTTAATATTTGTAAAAATCAAAAAGATGAAGATATATTTATCTACAACTTAAACGATGACGAAACTCTAAAAAGATTAGAAAAAAATGTTCATTGTAAAACAATAGGTGTTACTGTTGATAAAAGAAAAGATGAGGCTATCTGTTTTGATAAAGATGGTTGGGTAATCTATAATGGGGAAAAAGTTCTTGAAACTTCAAAACTTTCTCTAAAAGGAAAGCATAACTTAGAAAATGCTTTATTTATAATTACTGTTGGTAAAAATTTAGGTGTTTCTAACGAAGTTATTCAAAATTGTCTTTATAATACAAAATCTCTAGAACACAGAATGGAACTTTTCTATAAATGGGGAGAAAATATATTTATCAATGACTCAAAAGGAACTAACCTTGACTCTACTACTTTTGCGATAGAAGCTTATAAAAATTCTATTTTAATCTGCGGTGGAAAAGATAAAGGACTTCCTCTTGAAGGAATCGTTGAAACTATCAAAAAAAATGTAAAAGCTGTTTACTTAATAGGAAAAATGGCTAACAGAATGGAAGAATCTTTATTAAAAGGTGGATACCCACAAGAAAAAATCCATAATCTTGAAACTTTAGAAAATGTTCTTAAAGATTTAAGAAACAAATTAACTACTGATGATAAGGAAGTTATCTTACTTTCTCCGTCAACTTCAAGCTATGACCAATTCAAATCTTTTGAACATAGAGGAGAAGTTTTTAAAGCTTTAACTATGGAAATTTTTGATGGAGGAGAAAGACTGTGA
- the mraY gene encoding phospho-N-acetylmuramoyl-pentapeptide-transferase: MLYILGKLYENLDFLRSIYLRISFGFVLSFLIVLIVGNPFIKFLRKKKLGEEIRECGPASHYSKKGTPTMGGVLMIFGALVSALIVCDLSNKFVLLLIITTFLFSALGFIDDYKKFTVNKDGLSGKKKLLCQTLISVIVWVFIKEFGITGSKILDFSIINPLISNSYFYIGSFFMLIFIIFVINGTSNAVNITDGLDGLATMPVIISCSILTGIAYFSGHIEMSSHLKLFYIIGSGEIAVFLSTIIGSGLAFLWYNCYPAQIFMGDTGSLTLGGIIGVIGVILKQELLIPIIGGVFVMEAVSVILQVGSYKLRKKRIFRMAPIHHHFELMGIPESKVTFRLWIMALLCGGLALSIIRLRGIL, translated from the coding sequence ATGTTATATATTTTAGGAAAATTATATGAAAATTTAGATTTTTTGAGATCTATATACTTAAGAATTTCATTTGGATTTGTTTTATCTTTTTTAATTGTACTTATTGTAGGTAACCCATTTATTAAATTTTTAAGAAAGAAAAAACTTGGGGAAGAGATCAGAGAATGTGGTCCAGCATCTCACTATTCTAAAAAAGGAACTCCAACAATGGGTGGTGTTCTTATGATTTTTGGAGCTTTGGTTTCTGCTCTGATTGTTTGTGATTTATCAAATAAATTTGTTTTACTTCTTATAATCACAACATTTTTATTTAGTGCTTTAGGATTTATTGATGATTATAAAAAATTTACAGTAAATAAAGATGGACTTTCTGGTAAAAAGAAACTTTTATGTCAAACTCTTATTTCTGTGATAGTTTGGGTCTTTATAAAAGAGTTTGGAATAACTGGAAGTAAAATATTAGATTTTTCTATTATCAATCCATTAATTTCTAATTCTTACTTTTATATAGGTAGTTTCTTTATGTTAATATTTATTATTTTTGTTATTAATGGTACTTCTAATGCTGTTAATATAACTGATGGACTTGACGGACTTGCAACTATGCCTGTTATTATTAGTTGCTCAATTCTTACCGGTATTGCTTACTTTAGTGGTCACATTGAAATGAGTTCTCACTTAAAGTTATTTTATATTATTGGATCTGGAGAAATTGCAGTATTTTTATCTACTATCATTGGTTCTGGTCTTGCGTTCCTTTGGTATAACTGCTATCCAGCACAAATATTTATGGGAGATACAGGTTCTCTTACTTTAGGTGGTATCATCGGAGTAATAGGAGTAATATTAAAACAAGAACTTTTAATTCCTATCATCGGTGGAGTTTTCGTTATGGAGGCTGTTTCTGTTATTTTACAAGTTGGTTCTTATAAACTAAGAAAGAAAAGAATTTTTAGAATGGCTCCAATACATCATCACTTTGAATTGATGGGAATTCCAGAATCAAAAGTAACATTTAGACTTTGGATTATGGCACTTCTTTGTGGAGGACTTGCTTTAAGTATCATTAGATTAAGAGGAATTTTATAA
- the gmhB gene encoding D-glycero-beta-D-manno-heptose 1,7-bisphosphate 7-phosphatase, with product MLNERKKAIFLDRDGTINVDKDYLYKIEDFQFESKADEALKILYDLGYILIVVTNQSGIARGYYSEEDVEILHQDLSKILQEKGIEISKFYYCPHHPTKGVGKYKTDCECRKPNPGMLLKGIEEFNIDTSLSYMVGDKKSDVDAGLKAGVTSIFLNNGKEEIPKDLSENVLVFKSLYDFAIFLKNK from the coding sequence TTGTTAAATGAAAGGAAAAAAGCTATTTTTTTAGATAGAGATGGAACAATCAATGTGGATAAAGACTATCTATATAAAATAGAAGATTTTCAATTTGAATCAAAAGCAGATGAAGCTTTAAAAATATTATATGATTTAGGATATATTCTTATTGTTGTCACAAATCAATCTGGAATAGCTCGTGGATATTATAGTGAAGAAGATGTTGAAATTCTTCATCAAGATCTTTCAAAAATTTTACAAGAAAAAGGAATTGAAATATCAAAATTTTATTATTGTCCACATCACCCTACTAAAGGAGTTGGAAAATATAAAACAGATTGTGAGTGTAGAAAACCTAATCCCGGAATGCTCTTAAAAGGAATTGAAGAATTTAATATAGATACTTCTCTTTCATATATGGTAGGAGATAAAAAATCAGATGTTGATGCAGGATTAAAAGCTGGTGTTACATCTATATTTTTAAACAATGGAAAAGAAGAAATTCCTAAAGATTTATCTGAAAATGTCCTTGTTTTCAAATCACTTTATGATTTTGCTATTTTTCTAAAAAATAAATAA
- a CDS encoding UDP-N-acetylmuramoyl-tripeptide--D-alanyl-D-alanine ligase, translated as MKKLVEALNETFNNSFEVDDISKVEIDSRNIKEGDLFFAINNGRNYIAEVLEKKASFVICDDPKWSGNKKILVVEDTVKAMQLLAKNYRKKLKIKIVGITGSEGKTTTKDIIHGVLSSKYQTKKTLGNHNNHIGLPLTILNLQEDDEFGVIEMGMSNKGEIPILCDIAGIDYGVITNIGDSHLEFMINRDNVFAEKSQIKNYIDSDKLFLFGDDIYLKNLKGNKVGFNLENDFIIKNYKETQNGVDFILNNQNYSFKLNGKHNCINASMGVAIGLSLGLTPSEIQRGLDLVNVTPMRFQKIEKNGTLYINDAYNASPVSMKASLETFDNIDFSKKKLAILADMGEMGSDEIRFHQEVLEYALKTKIDTFILMGIRMKEAMKSFNDERLIYCDTKDEIKKLISTSYKDNVILLKGSNFNHLWEII; from the coding sequence ATGAAAAAATTAGTTGAAGCTTTGAATGAAACATTTAATAACTCTTTTGAAGTAGATGATATTTCAAAAGTTGAAATTGATAGTAGAAATATTAAAGAAGGGGATCTTTTTTTCGCAATAAATAATGGAAGAAATTATATTGCTGAAGTTCTTGAGAAAAAAGCCTCTTTTGTTATATGTGATGACCCAAAATGGTCAGGAAATAAAAAAATTTTAGTTGTAGAAGATACTGTAAAAGCTATGCAACTTTTAGCTAAAAATTATAGAAAAAAATTAAAAATCAAAATAGTTGGTATAACTGGTAGCGAGGGAAAAACTACTACAAAAGATATTATTCACGGAGTTCTCTCTTCTAAATACCAAACTAAAAAAACTTTAGGAAATCATAACAATCACATTGGACTTCCACTTACTATTCTTAATCTACAAGAAGATGACGAATTTGGAGTTATAGAAATGGGGATGAGTAACAAAGGAGAGATTCCTATTCTTTGTGATATTGCTGGAATTGATTATGGAGTCATCACAAATATTGGAGATTCTCATTTAGAATTTATGATAAATAGAGACAATGTCTTTGCTGAGAAAAGTCAAATAAAAAATTATATAGATTCTGATAAATTATTCCTTTTTGGTGATGATATTTATCTAAAAAATCTTAAAGGAAATAAAGTAGGATTTAATTTAGAAAATGATTTTATCATAAAAAATTATAAAGAAACTCAAAACGGAGTGGATTTTATATTAAATAATCAAAATTATTCTTTCAAATTAAATGGTAAACATAACTGTATCAATGCCTCTATGGGAGTGGCTATCGGACTTTCATTAGGACTTACTCCTTCTGAAATTCAAAGAGGTCTTGACTTGGTAAATGTAACTCCTATGAGATTTCAAAAAATAGAAAAAAATGGCACTCTTTATATAAATGATGCTTATAACGCAAGTCCTGTTTCTATGAAAGCCTCTCTTGAAACTTTTGACAATATCGATTTTTCTAAGAAAAAATTAGCTATACTTGCTGATATGGGAGAGATGGGAAGCGATGAGATAAGATTTCATCAAGAAGTATTAGAGTATGCTTTAAAAACAAAAATTGATACTTTCATCTTAATGGGAATCCGTATGAAAGAGGCTATGAAAAGCTTTAATGACGAAAGATTAATTTATTGTGACACAAAAGATGAGATAAAAAAATTAATCTCTACATCTTATAAGGATAATGTTATTTTATTAAAAGGTTCTAACTTTAATCACCTTTGGGAAATTATTTAA
- a CDS encoding SGNH/GDSL hydrolase family protein, which translates to MDKKIVFLGDSITAWNDYSGVENYGVPGYFSRDVLWLLEDNEKIKGDVAVLMIGVNDILSDVSSEKIFQNISKILDILNKRFERTIVISVLPTMYIDKNKKIKNLNFFLREQLFTDKLMIDNLFLNNMGVIDNKYSSDGVHLSPIGYQLLNKKIKEVLED; encoded by the coding sequence GTGGATAAAAAAATTGTTTTTTTAGGAGATAGTATCACAGCTTGGAATGATTATTCTGGAGTTGAAAACTATGGTGTTCCAGGATATTTTTCTAGAGATGTTTTATGGTTACTTGAAGATAATGAAAAAATAAAAGGTGATGTGGCTGTTTTAATGATAGGAGTCAATGATATTTTAAGTGATGTTTCTTCAGAAAAAATTTTTCAAAACATTTCAAAAATTTTAGACATATTAAATAAAAGATTTGAAAGAACGATAGTGATTTCTGTTCTACCAACTATGTATATAGATAAGAATAAAAAAATAAAAAATTTAAATTTTTTCTTGAGAGAACAGCTATTTACTGATAAACTTATGATAGATAATTTGTTTTTAAATAATATGGGAGTTATAGATAATAAATATAGTTCAGATGGAGTTCACTTAAGTCCCATAGGTTATCAACTGTTAAATAAAAAAATAAAAGAAGTTTTAGAAGATTAA
- the murG gene encoding undecaprenyldiphospho-muramoylpentapeptide beta-N-acetylglucosaminyltransferase, which translates to MSKVIITTGGTGGHIYPALAVAKEFIARGNEVLFVGSSSRMEKDLVPKENIPFIGIDIHPGKSIKNIFSIISLVFKCMKIIDKENPTDIIGFGNYISFPMILAGIIKRKNIYLQEQNANLGMTNRLFYRFAKKTFLAFNSTYEDIPIKYQDKFKVTGNPLRDEIYHINKTEEREKLKVSPDEKILVITGGSLGAKSINDAVSKYWDVLETRKNLRIYWATGTKNYDDILKNLEIKNINNVVKPYFDNLINIMAAADLVICRAGALTISEIIQLEKPSILIPYNSIKVGQYENALILKEHKGALVYNNNETQESIEVALDLLDNTNALNRMAHSIKTLKTSNATKSIVDTMEIWRNN; encoded by the coding sequence GTGAGTAAAGTAATAATAACTACTGGAGGAACTGGAGGACATATTTATCCAGCACTAGCTGTTGCAAAAGAGTTTATAGCTAGAGGAAATGAAGTTCTTTTTGTTGGAAGCTCTTCTCGTATGGAAAAAGATTTAGTTCCTAAAGAAAATATCCCTTTTATTGGGATTGATATTCACCCGGGAAAATCTATTAAAAATATTTTTTCTATAATCTCCTTAGTTTTTAAATGTATGAAAATTATAGATAAAGAAAATCCTACTGACATCATAGGTTTTGGAAACTATATCTCTTTTCCTATGATTTTAGCTGGTATCATCAAAAGAAAAAACATCTATCTTCAAGAACAAAATGCTAATCTTGGAATGACAAATAGACTATTTTATAGATTTGCTAAAAAAACTTTTTTAGCTTTTAATTCTACCTATGAAGATATTCCTATAAAATATCAAGATAAATTTAAAGTAACTGGAAATCCTCTAAGAGATGAGATTTATCATATTAACAAAACTGAAGAAAGAGAAAAATTAAAAGTTTCTCCTGATGAAAAAATCCTAGTAATAACTGGTGGAAGTCTTGGAGCAAAAAGTATCAATGATGCTGTTTCAAAATATTGGGACGTTTTAGAAACTAGAAAAAATCTTAGAATTTATTGGGCTACTGGAACAAAAAATTATGATGATATTTTAAAAAATTTAGAAATAAAAAATATTAATAACGTAGTTAAACCATATTTTGATAATCTTATCAATATTATGGCTGCTGCTGACCTTGTTATTTGTAGAGCTGGAGCTTTAACTATCTCTGAAATTATTCAATTAGAAAAGCCTTCTATTTTAATTCCATACAACTCTATAAAAGTTGGTCAATATGAAAATGCTCTTATTTTAAAAGAACATAAGGGAGCTTTAGTTTATAATAATAATGAAACTCAAGAATCAATTGAGGTGGCTTTAGATCTATTAGACAATACAAATGCTTTAAATAGAATGGCTCACAGCATAAAAACTTTAAAAACATCTAATGCTACAAAATCTATTGTAGATACTATGGAAATTTGGAGGAACAATTAA
- the murC gene encoding UDP-N-acetylmuramate--L-alanine ligase: MKNIFFVGINGIGMSGLAQVMKTLNYNVSGSDLSKSYLSEKMQNQGINIFSKHESKNINDVDTLVVSTAIGEDNPEYRKAKEIGTTIIKRGELLANLLNKKTGIAVAGTHGKTTTSSMLSTVLLEKDPTVVVGGIVPAIGSNARCGKSEYFIAEADESDNSFLFMEPKYSVVTNIEEDHLEKHGCLANIKKSFETFIAQTSGEALVCEDCPNCDVILKNPKVKTYSLINKNAFLYADNIKVENKKTYFDFYINGKFEGQFILSIPGQHNVYNALPVIYLALEFGVSKDSIKESLLNFTGAKRRYDILLDREDIKVIDDYGHHPTEIKATLQGARSIENKKITVIFQPHRFSRVKFLLEQFEGAFDNADELILMPVFSAGEKDEFGITIEDLLKKINHRNSKLVSSDEELEADILNRHEPRVYIFMGAGSISSFAHHFVDKIK, translated from the coding sequence ATGAAAAATATATTTTTTGTAGGAATAAATGGAATTGGAATGAGTGGACTAGCTCAAGTGATGAAAACTTTAAATTATAATGTTTCTGGTTCTGATTTATCAAAAAGTTATCTTTCTGAAAAAATGCAAAATCAAGGGATAAATATTTTTTCTAAACACGAAAGTAAAAATATAAATGATGTGGATACTTTAGTTGTATCAACAGCTATTGGAGAAGACAATCCTGAATATAGAAAAGCCAAAGAGATTGGAACTACTATAATAAAAAGAGGAGAACTTCTTGCTAATCTTTTAAATAAAAAAACTGGAATAGCTGTGGCTGGTACTCACGGAAAAACAACAACTAGTTCTATGCTTTCTACTGTCTTATTAGAAAAAGATCCAACTGTAGTTGTAGGAGGAATTGTTCCTGCTATTGGTTCTAACGCTAGATGTGGAAAAAGTGAATATTTTATTGCTGAGGCTGATGAAAGCGATAACTCTTTCCTTTTTATGGAACCAAAATATTCTGTTGTTACTAATATAGAGGAAGACCATCTTGAAAAACACGGTTGCCTTGCTAATATAAAAAAATCTTTTGAAACTTTTATAGCTCAAACATCTGGTGAGGCTCTTGTATGTGAAGACTGTCCTAACTGTGATGTTATTTTAAAAAATCCAAAAGTAAAAACATATAGTTTGATAAATAAAAATGCTTTTCTTTATGCTGATAATATAAAAGTAGAAAATAAAAAAACTTATTTTGATTTTTATATAAATGGAAAATTTGAAGGACAATTTATTCTTTCTATCCCAGGACAACATAATGTGTATAACGCTCTTCCTGTTATTTATTTAGCTCTTGAATTTGGAGTTTCTAAAGATAGTATAAAAGAATCTCTTTTAAATTTTACTGGAGCAAAAAGAAGATATGACATTTTGTTAGATAGGGAAGATATAAAAGTTATTGATGACTACGGACATCACCCAACAGAGATAAAAGCTACTTTACAAGGAGCTAGAAGTATAGAAAATAAAAAAATAACAGTTATTTTCCAACCTCATAGATTTAGTAGAGTGAAATTTTTATTAGAACAATTTGAGGGAGCATTTGATAATGCTGACGAATTAATTCTTATGCCTGTGTTTAGTGCTGGAGAAAAAGATGAATTTGGAATAACTATTGAAGATTTATTGAAAAAAATAAATCATAGAAATTCTAAACTTGTTTCTTCTGACGAGGAGTTAGAGGCAGACATTCTTAATAGACACGAACCAAGAGTATATATATTTATGGGAGCTGGAAGTATTTCATCTTTTGCTCATCACTTTGTTGATAAAATCAAATAA